The sequence CGCAGGCATGAACATCATGCACAACGCCGGCGACAGCATGACCCAATACTCTGTTAATGACTATAAACTGAGTGCAACCAACATTACAAAGATTGCCTCAGAAAATATGGACGTGCAGGCAAAGAGTATTGAGAAAACCGCAGAACAGGTAAAAGTGGACAGCTCCAAAGAAGAGATGACCATCAACTCTGGTAAATCAGTCGCGATCAAAAGCGCAGAGAAATCCAAACTATTCTAGAGCCCCCTCATCTTTAATTGAAAAACCATGGGAGATAACAGTACGGGAAACCTCGTCATTGTCGCCAAAAACTATACTGAAAATGGTGAAAAAGTCCGCTGGAACAGTGTGGGTGAAACTGCCCTGCAATCCGGCAAACGGATCAACATCCACGGTAAACAGGACGGCGTTTCCTTTCACAAAAGTGACCCTGTTCAACTGAACGCCGGCACTACCATCAAAGTACTGAAAGTAGAAGGTCCCAAAAGCGTTGTAAATGGGAATACCTACGAATTCAAAGCCACCTCTTTTAGTGAACAGGTACCTGACAACCAGCTCCGGCTGGTAAGCTGGGCTTTTTCTTTCGATGGCGGCAAAACCATTACCCCTTTCAAAACCGGTACTACCCGCGTAGAGAAGGGTATCGCCTATAAATCTATCACCGTAGATGGCAATACCATCGATAAGGAAGTAAGTGTCTATGCCTTTTTCCGCAAACCGGATACTAAGGTGGTTGCCACTACGAAGATCATTTACCTGCCACTGGTGGTAGACGTATACCGCACCCCCGGCCTGAATGAAGACGGTACCGATATCGCCAACGATATGGCCTTTGGAAAAGGGGTGGCTAAACGCCCGGTATATACGAAAGGAGAGGTAGATGCGTATAAAAACTCCTATGTCAACGATGGCTTTGACGCACAAAAAGACGCGAAGTTCGCCAACGCCGCCAGCGGCACCACGTACAGTGCCATCTACAACCAACAGCAGATCCTCGATACCGGTTACCTGATGCAATTGTCCAACGCTTCCAGTAACGACGATGATTTGTTCCTCGACTTCAGAATTATGGTGGAAACTATGGCCAGGGGCGATCTGAACGACAATATCAAGGCCATGATCAATAAGTTCCAGAAGAATGAGGGTGGTGTATACGAAAATGCCAAACTCACCGCTGCTGCACAGGCCAATCCTTCTACCCAACGCTTTTGTACAGGCATTGAAGATGAAATGGCTGAGCGCATCAAAAAGGCTGGCGGGGAACTGATCACTATGGAAGATAAGAAAGTGTATGCAGGTACTGAAAGCGGCTATAAAACTTCTCATCCATACGGTCACCCATCGTACCCTTACAGCAGGGACTACAACCTGGTAAAAGGCCTGACTATTGCGGTCAATGACGTATGGAGTTACAAAGTGACCTTATTGAGTTTCAAACAAACCGGCGATACTTACAAAGCCCGCTACGAAGTGCAGCTTTGGGACCACTTTGGCCTCGATCTACCTGATATGGAAAAGTTCTACTCCTGGGGCGCTGGCTTCCGGGCATGGTTCCTGTTACAACACCTCAGGGGCTACAAACCATTCTTAACAAAAATGCAATTCACCAAAGAATTTTCCGGCAATATAAACGAGGGTGCGCAGGAAAGGAAAAATAAGCGATAATGAAGTATACTTTCATATTATTACTGAGTGCTGTTCTATTTGCCTGTACATCGACATCTACTGGCGTTCATGTAATATACCTGGACAAGCTGGATCATAAAGCAGAAGTGGAAGTAAACGGGCAGTATGGTCCCGGTTATTACCGTTACGCACTCATTGAGAATGCGCCCAACTCCGCAGACAGCCTCAAACAAATCATTCATCAATATTGTGATAGTGCAGTGAACAAAACTGATGTGGAAGCACATTACATCCGTTATTTCATACAGTTTTACCGTTTGTCTAAGAACACGAAAAGCTATATGAAAGGCAAAGAAGACTATTGGGATATTCATAACGATATCAATCAGGAGTTGGAAGACTACAAGGGAGAATACCGTTTTGAACGCTGTAGCACAGATTCTCTTCATGGGGTGTGGACGATGGAAGTCAACGGTAAAACCGATACGCTGGAAAATAAATGTACACAGTAATGGGCATCTTTAACTTATTTGGCAAGAGACCGCCCCGTGTGGAAATCCTGACCCCGGTGGATTATACCGTAAAAATACAATACCCGTCTGTACTGGCATTCACCATGACCGTAAGCCGTATGAAGGTGGAAGATGACCAGGGTATTTTCTTTCAGTTTGAGAGGGGAGAAGTAACTGTAAATGGAGAAGCTTCTTCCGATTATCTCGCCGCTGATCTGGCTGCAAAATGTGGCCAGGTAATCTATCCATTACAGCTGGGTGTAGCCACCGACGGTAGTATCACCCGGGTTTTTAACCATGCTGAAATAATGAAGAAATGGGAAGAAAAGGAACCATCTTTGCTGGATTACTTTTCCGGCCCTGAAGCGATCGAATATATCATAGCCACTGGCTGCGCCCTGCGGGATGAAGGCGCAGTACTGCACGCGATGCAACAGGACCTATTCCTCACCTGCTGGTGCAACGTGGCCATGGGTGGCAAACGTACTGCCTACCAGTTAGTACCCTTTAAGGAACCGGTTCCCTATGAACACGACATCCGGTTTACCATCAATAAACTGACTAAAATGATAGATACCATCCATGCTGAATGGACCTTTGAGCTGGATGGTACCCCTCGCCGTACCCAACTCACGGCTGTTTGTAATCCGATTAAAGAAACTGTAGTATGAGTGAAAAACACTTTGTAGTACAGGGAGCTACCTGCAAATGCGATTATGGTGCTTCCCCCGACAAGTTGAAAATATCCTCCAATGATCGTGACTATATCAACGATGGCAGCGGAGATGCTAAACCTATCGCCAGTACGAAAGATATCGGCCAGCCACTGGAAGCGAAAACCTTTGGTCGCTGTAACAAGGTGAATAGTGCCTGCAATGTGAACATCACAAAATGGGATAGTTTTTATAATAAGATCACCCTCACCAATGGTGGTAAGATCCTCACGGAAGATAGCAAGGCTACCTGCGCTGTGAGTGGTAATCCCTGCATCACCATCATCAACCACGGACAGGTGGCACAGGTAACCAGTGCACACTTCGATAATGTGGAAGTCTCTACCATGGCCGCCCTAAACCCAATGGCCGAGCCGCCGGACAATAAATTGCAGATCCCTAAGGTAAAATCTATCGAAGGGAAAGTAGCTGCTGCCGAAGCAGCTGTGCAGAGCGGGAAAAAAGTACCGGAACTGGTAACCCGTGTAGACGAAGACGTCACCTTCAAGGTAAAGGAATATTTCAATCCCGGTAATGCGGACAAGGCGAAGGTGAGCTGGAAAGTGTTCAAAGGATTCGGCTTTTCTGAGACAGGTACACTCGTCTTTGAAACCATCGGCCCCGATTTTAAAATGAACTTTGATACTGTAGGTGCTTACAGGGTAATGGCCTATGGCGCGAATGGCAATGGGGATCCGACCTGCTCTATCGACGTTACAGTTGCCGTGAACAAGCTGAAAAATGAATTCAGTATGGATGGATTACTGGGGCATTTTGTCAAAGACCAGTACCGTGTAAGAAGAGGGATGAACGTAACCGTCAGTGCTGTCTACGAAATAGATCCACCTACTCCCGAAGAAAAGCAACAGGTATCTATGCAGGTCACCGATATGGCAGGGAATGTCATTGCATCTGGTACGGACAAGGTCACGTTCAGGGTAGATAACTCTGCCGCTACCTACATCGTCACTGCAAAGATGGGTG is a genomic window of Chitinophaga sp. LS1 containing:
- a CDS encoding DUF3289 family protein, coding for MGDNSTGNLVIVAKNYTENGEKVRWNSVGETALQSGKRINIHGKQDGVSFHKSDPVQLNAGTTIKVLKVEGPKSVVNGNTYEFKATSFSEQVPDNQLRLVSWAFSFDGGKTITPFKTGTTRVEKGIAYKSITVDGNTIDKEVSVYAFFRKPDTKVVATTKIIYLPLVVDVYRTPGLNEDGTDIANDMAFGKGVAKRPVYTKGEVDAYKNSYVNDGFDAQKDAKFANAASGTTYSAIYNQQQILDTGYLMQLSNASSNDDDLFLDFRIMVETMARGDLNDNIKAMINKFQKNEGGVYENAKLTAAAQANPSTQRFCTGIEDEMAERIKKAGGELITMEDKKVYAGTESGYKTSHPYGHPSYPYSRDYNLVKGLTIAVNDVWSYKVTLLSFKQTGDTYKARYEVQLWDHFGLDLPDMEKFYSWGAGFRAWFLLQHLRGYKPFLTKMQFTKEFSGNINEGAQERKNKR